A stretch of Bradyrhizobium sp. AZCC 2262 DNA encodes these proteins:
- a CDS encoding ABC transporter substrate-binding protein: MPTFNLTRRSVLAGALASAATSGRASAQTFEKVRVSIIPTNDVAPLFSAIHNGYFRELGLEVDTSPSTGGATGIPALIAGSFDVAYGNVVSTLLAVQQGLDLKVIAAGTKIIHVDTDTTAIIVGSESGIKNGKDLEGKSIAVNTRNNVIWLYSRAWIKKTGGDPDLVAYREVPFPQMEDALRQKRVDAAHVVAPFSVIATAKPGLIAIAKAYSEVQPGADVGQYATTGKFLAERPETVRKFAAGLRRGAEWFNANVKSEDVLNIITGYTKVNVAVLKTIDMAPAPLRCDLLQIKKTMDLMIENKLLNGPLDLTNIVSPVAL, from the coding sequence ATGCCGACGTTCAATCTCACCCGGCGCAGCGTACTTGCCGGGGCTTTGGCCTCGGCCGCCACTTCTGGCAGGGCGTCGGCACAGACATTTGAGAAGGTGCGCGTAAGCATTATCCCTACTAACGATGTGGCACCTCTGTTCTCCGCTATCCATAATGGGTATTTCCGCGAACTTGGCCTCGAAGTCGACACAAGCCCTTCAACTGGCGGTGCCACCGGAATTCCCGCGCTGATAGCTGGCAGCTTCGATGTTGCATACGGTAACGTCGTGTCGACGCTCCTAGCGGTTCAACAGGGGCTTGACCTCAAGGTGATTGCGGCGGGAACGAAGATCATTCATGTCGATACGGACACCACGGCGATTATCGTCGGCAGTGAGAGTGGGATAAAGAACGGAAAGGATCTCGAAGGTAAAAGCATTGCCGTGAATACTCGCAACAACGTGATCTGGCTCTACTCAAGAGCTTGGATCAAAAAGACTGGCGGCGATCCCGACCTGGTCGCATACCGCGAAGTGCCGTTTCCACAGATGGAAGACGCGTTACGTCAAAAGCGGGTAGATGCCGCTCATGTCGTTGCGCCATTCTCAGTCATTGCAACTGCGAAACCTGGGCTTATTGCCATCGCCAAAGCCTATTCTGAGGTCCAGCCTGGCGCTGATGTGGGCCAATACGCGACCACAGGCAAATTTCTTGCTGAAAGACCAGAAACGGTAAGGAAGTTTGCCGCGGGATTGCGACGTGGTGCTGAGTGGTTCAATGCAAACGTAAAGAGCGAGGATGTCCTAAACATCATCACCGGCTACACAAAGGTCAACGTCGCTGTTCTAAAGACGATTGACATGGCTCCCGCACCGCTCCGCTGCGATCTGCTGCAGATCAAAAAAACCATGGACCTGATGATCGAAAACAAGCTTCTCAATGGCCCTCTGGACTTGACCAACATCGTGTCCCCCGTCGCGCTGTGA
- a CDS encoding ABC transporter ATP-binding protein, giving the protein MVSLKFDEVTQVYGGTGREPAFVAFDNISFEAGSSEFLAVVGPSGCGKSTLLRIAAGLMPPTEGRVLLDGHLVSAPPQGVVYLFQQYAKSLFAWRTVIENVMFPLEGAPLSQRRTNRQRCSDYLRQVGLSGFENKYPWQLSGGMQQRVAIARALAAEPRVLLLDEPFSAVDALTRMELQSLILELWGRNKFTALLVTHDVEEAIFLADRVAVLSARPTTLAETIEVGLPRPRDQIVTRETARFLELRHRLTSSLLGRGNMNAVLN; this is encoded by the coding sequence GTGGTAAGCCTGAAGTTCGACGAGGTGACACAGGTCTATGGCGGGACGGGCAGAGAGCCTGCTTTCGTCGCGTTCGACAACATTTCGTTTGAGGCGGGGTCATCGGAATTCCTGGCGGTCGTCGGTCCATCTGGTTGCGGCAAATCTACCCTCCTTCGCATTGCTGCCGGCTTGATGCCGCCGACGGAAGGACGAGTCCTCCTCGACGGCCATCTTGTTTCGGCGCCTCCTCAGGGCGTCGTCTATCTTTTTCAACAGTATGCGAAATCACTGTTTGCGTGGCGCACCGTGATCGAGAACGTGATGTTTCCGCTGGAAGGTGCGCCTCTCAGCCAGCGGCGGACGAACCGGCAGCGGTGTAGCGACTATCTCCGCCAGGTCGGCCTATCGGGTTTTGAGAATAAGTACCCTTGGCAGCTTTCGGGTGGAATGCAGCAGCGTGTAGCCATCGCCAGGGCGCTTGCGGCGGAACCGAGAGTTCTGTTGCTCGATGAACCATTTAGTGCAGTCGACGCGCTTACTCGCATGGAGTTGCAGTCGTTGATCCTTGAACTGTGGGGACGCAACAAGTTTACCGCGTTGCTTGTAACCCACGATGTCGAAGAGGCCATCTTTCTTGCGGACCGCGTTGCAGTGCTCAGCGCGAGGCCGACGACGTTGGCAGAAACAATCGAGGTCGGCTTACCTCGGCCGCGCGATCAGATCGTGACCCGCGAGACCGCACGATTCCTTGAGCTTCGGCATCGTCTCACCAGTTCTTTGCTCGGCAGGGGCAACATGAATGCCGTACTTAACTGA
- a CDS encoding Rid family hydrolase yields the protein MPKTIVNSKNAPVTGFTDAQNASPIVQAIRFGNMLFVSGQGPLDPETKRVVDGGIEVQALRTLENLQAVLHAAGASLANVVNMRVILRDVSDFAKFNEVFRREIGAEKVTRTCVGGTPHRTGVNIEIDCVAMFD from the coding sequence ATGCCGAAGACGATCGTGAATTCGAAAAATGCCCCTGTCACCGGCTTTACCGACGCGCAGAACGCATCTCCGATCGTCCAGGCGATAAGGTTCGGAAACATGCTGTTCGTGTCCGGCCAAGGTCCGCTCGATCCTGAGACGAAGCGGGTTGTCGACGGCGGAATTGAAGTACAAGCCCTGCGGACCTTGGAAAACCTCCAAGCTGTCCTCCACGCTGCCGGTGCAAGCCTGGCGAACGTCGTCAACATGCGGGTCATTCTGCGAGACGTAAGCGATTTTGCGAAGTTCAACGAGGTGTTCCGCAGGGAGATCGGCGCTGAAAAGGTCACCAGGACCTGTGTCGGTGGCACGCCTCACCGGACCGGCGTGAACATCGAGATCGATTGCGTAGCGATGTTTGATTGA
- a CDS encoding amidohydrolase has product MKLSRLAPVAAVCAFTALGPGLAFAQVKADIVYRNGKIYTLDGNSSVASDVAIWNGRFIAVGNNATVKPYLASSTQVVDLHGQTVIPGLNDNHAHSLAGGAEARQVQLRDTKTVAEALAQIKAAAATKKPGEWILGTSWHPASQLEEHRYLTRTEIDSVAPNNPVHLRTVGHIAMFNSAALKIAGVDRNTPDPEGGVIEKDKAGEPDGIMFERAMNLITRHIAPPSLEDLVDQYADAMKYANSLGLTSLTDPGLGPTNIRALQRLMTMGRMTVRYSVMNGLSNNVTPEQYDQATEGIGVSSGFGNDWLKLDAIGEMSIDGGMTLRTAFTRDPYPGDPNYHGIPSTPAERLNWVVSTGNKNEWKFAIHCVGDAACDRVLDAYESANKEKSIVGRRFAIIHGSMLRHDQIERAKSMGVIIELQNIFMWDKASTVERFLGADTANRVIPDRMAIDLLGIDKVSLGTDYPVNLLNPFLGLYIAVTRKDPTGHVYGADQAISREEALRLYTTSTAYATFDEKKKGSVEVGRLADMVVLDRDYMTVPVEQIKDIKPVETIVGGKVVYHR; this is encoded by the coding sequence ATGAAGTTATCCCGGCTCGCCCCTGTGGCCGCTGTCTGTGCCTTTACTGCTCTTGGTCCAGGTTTGGCTTTTGCGCAGGTCAAAGCGGACATCGTCTATCGCAACGGCAAGATCTATACGCTAGACGGCAACTCTTCGGTCGCCTCAGATGTAGCGATATGGAATGGGCGGTTCATCGCGGTGGGCAACAACGCGACCGTAAAGCCCTACCTGGCCAGCAGCACTCAGGTGGTCGATCTGCATGGCCAAACGGTGATTCCCGGCCTGAACGACAATCACGCGCACTCGCTTGCCGGCGGCGCGGAGGCGCGCCAGGTGCAACTGCGCGACACCAAGACCGTCGCCGAAGCGCTGGCCCAAATAAAGGCGGCGGCCGCCACCAAGAAGCCCGGCGAGTGGATCCTGGGGACGAGCTGGCACCCCGCCTCCCAACTGGAAGAACATCGCTACCTGACCCGCACCGAAATCGACAGCGTTGCGCCAAACAACCCCGTGCACCTGCGGACAGTCGGCCACATCGCTATGTTCAATTCCGCCGCATTAAAGATCGCCGGCGTCGATCGCAACACGCCCGACCCCGAGGGTGGCGTAATCGAAAAGGACAAGGCTGGCGAGCCGGACGGCATCATGTTCGAGCGCGCGATGAACTTGATCACGCGTCATATTGCGCCGCCGAGCCTGGAAGACCTCGTCGACCAATATGCCGACGCGATGAAGTACGCCAACAGTCTTGGGCTGACCAGTTTGACCGATCCGGGACTCGGACCGACCAATATCCGGGCCCTGCAGCGTTTGATGACCATGGGTCGCATGACCGTGCGCTACAGCGTGATGAATGGCCTCAGCAATAACGTCACGCCCGAACAATACGATCAGGCAACCGAAGGCATCGGAGTGTCATCTGGATTTGGCAACGATTGGCTGAAACTCGACGCAATCGGCGAGATGTCGATCGACGGCGGGATGACGTTGCGGACAGCGTTCACGCGTGATCCCTATCCCGGAGACCCCAACTACCACGGGATACCGTCAACTCCCGCGGAGCGTCTCAATTGGGTGGTCAGCACGGGGAACAAGAACGAATGGAAGTTCGCGATCCACTGCGTCGGCGATGCTGCCTGCGACCGCGTACTCGATGCCTACGAATCGGCCAATAAGGAGAAATCCATTGTCGGACGCCGGTTCGCCATCATCCATGGCAGCATGCTTCGCCACGATCAGATTGAGCGCGCCAAATCGATGGGCGTCATCATCGAACTGCAGAACATCTTCATGTGGGATAAAGCCTCAACCGTCGAACGTTTCCTCGGCGCCGATACCGCCAATCGCGTAATTCCCGACCGGATGGCGATCGACTTGCTCGGCATCGATAAGGTTTCACTGGGTACGGACTATCCGGTGAACCTGCTCAATCCGTTCCTCGGCCTGTATATTGCGGTGACCCGCAAAGACCCTACAGGTCACGTCTACGGCGCTGACCAAGCGATCAGCCGTGAAGAAGCGTTGCGCCTCTACACCACCTCCACTGCGTACGCGACATTTGACGAAAAGAAGAAAGGTTCAGTCGAGGTCGGAAGGCTTGCCGATATGGTCGTGCTTGACCGCGACTACATGACCGTCCCGGTCGAACAAATCAAAGACATCAAACCCGTCGAAACGATCGTCGGGGGCAAGGTTGTCTATCACCGGTAG
- a CDS encoding ABC transporter permease encodes MTVLNQTSRPPAIDANKRIEEQRRSLGWSHRLRQEKRLYGLALIAALLILWEASVRLGWVVSSYWPPVSVVFLAALRGLAGGDIALTLLATLRRGAIGYASGSVAGITLGLLLGVNRWLRYLIRPIIEVIRPIPAPAVIPPLILFLGVDDALKIFIVALASFFPVFTNAFSGVQAVDDTLVQTARTFRVGWYRTMMKVILPATLPPITAGLRSAISIALVVAVIAEMIAGSSGIGYFIVEMQYAMRPDQMYAAIIYLAATGYILNRLFLAVEARLIPWMGKV; translated from the coding sequence ATGACTGTGCTCAATCAGACTAGTCGCCCACCGGCCATCGACGCAAACAAGCGTATCGAGGAACAGAGGCGTTCTTTGGGTTGGTCGCACCGGCTCCGGCAGGAAAAGCGGCTGTACGGGCTCGCTCTAATTGCGGCACTTCTGATCCTTTGGGAAGCTTCGGTCCGGCTCGGCTGGGTGGTCAGTTCGTACTGGCCACCGGTTTCCGTCGTCTTTCTCGCCGCACTACGTGGATTGGCTGGCGGCGATATCGCGCTGACGCTCTTGGCGACTCTGCGGCGCGGAGCAATCGGATACGCATCGGGAAGTGTGGCGGGTATCACGCTCGGACTGCTGCTGGGGGTGAATCGTTGGTTGCGTTATCTTATCCGTCCAATCATTGAGGTCATACGTCCGATACCAGCGCCGGCCGTGATACCGCCGTTGATCTTGTTTCTCGGCGTCGATGATGCCTTGAAGATATTCATCGTGGCGCTTGCGAGTTTCTTTCCTGTTTTTACGAATGCGTTTTCCGGCGTGCAGGCCGTTGACGATACGTTGGTGCAGACCGCTCGCACATTCCGGGTCGGCTGGTACCGTACGATGATGAAGGTCATTTTGCCGGCAACGTTACCGCCGATCACTGCGGGCCTTAGGTCGGCTATCAGCATTGCGCTCGTGGTAGCCGTGATTGCCGAGATGATCGCCGGTTCGAGTGGGATCGGCTACTTCATCGTAGAGATGCAATATGCCATGCGACCAGACCAAATGTACGCTGCCATTATTTATCTCGCGGCGACCGGGTACATTTTGAACAGGTTGTTCCTGGCCGTTGAAGCACGCCTGATACCTTGGATGGGTAAGGTATGA
- a CDS encoding 3-hydroxyanthranilate 3,4-dioxygenase, protein MDLEAVTRRLTESQKRVEVLWQEPESLAFVARGREYRSEFHINDSDEFTYMIKGTMKLHYRPPGGGEQIITIDQGSVNFMPAGTPHSPRFPPDAFALIVERGRRTGEIDKFQWFCPKCDHLLHEETFVVEDYRADPVSKAYKNFFDSEQARTCKGCGNVMPKP, encoded by the coding sequence GTGGACCTGGAAGCCGTTACCCGGAGGCTTACGGAATCCCAAAAGCGCGTCGAAGTTCTATGGCAGGAGCCAGAGTCGCTTGCCTTCGTGGCTCGGGGCCGCGAATACCGAAGCGAATTCCACATCAACGACAGCGACGAGTTCACGTACATGATCAAGGGTACGATGAAGCTGCACTACCGCCCGCCCGGTGGCGGCGAGCAGATCATCACCATCGATCAGGGCTCCGTCAATTTCATGCCTGCCGGAACCCCGCATTCGCCGCGGTTCCCGCCTGACGCATTTGCGCTCATCGTGGAACGCGGAAGAAGAACCGGTGAGATCGACAAGTTTCAGTGGTTTTGTCCGAAGTGCGACCATCTCTTGCACGAAGAGACCTTCGTCGTAGAGGACTACCGCGCCGATCCGGTTTCGAAAGCCTACAAGAACTTCTTCGACAGCGAGCAAGCACGCACGTGCAAGGGCTGCGGGAACGTGATGCCGAAGCCTTAA
- a CDS encoding ABC transporter permease, translating into MAIVASGKFLGPLWHTFALFATGYAIACALGVGLGVAMGTSPALYGLLEPLVEIIRPIPKPALVPALFLFLGIGKTTMVTVIVLAVLFPVLINTLQGVRGLDPVLLDTARTFHVSRFRTIWTVVLPATLPMILAGMRLGLGLGLVLAILAEMLAGETGLGFLILDLQRSFQIREMFAWIVILVALGGGLTVAFDAMEKRFVPWRGRA; encoded by the coding sequence GTGGCCATCGTCGCGAGCGGTAAGTTTCTTGGCCCCCTCTGGCATACCTTCGCCTTGTTCGCCACGGGCTACGCCATCGCGTGCGCGCTCGGCGTCGGCCTCGGCGTTGCCATGGGCACGAGCCCCGCTCTGTACGGCCTTTTGGAACCTCTAGTCGAGATCATACGGCCGATTCCGAAGCCTGCTCTTGTCCCGGCGCTATTTCTGTTCTTAGGGATTGGGAAGACGACGATGGTGACGGTCATCGTTCTGGCGGTGCTGTTTCCCGTCCTGATTAATACCTTGCAGGGCGTCCGAGGGCTCGATCCAGTATTGTTGGATACGGCAAGGACATTTCATGTGTCGCGATTCAGGACGATCTGGACAGTTGTCCTTCCCGCAACGCTGCCTATGATTCTTGCGGGAATGCGGCTCGGACTTGGTCTTGGCCTTGTGCTGGCCATTCTCGCGGAAATGCTTGCCGGCGAAACGGGCTTGGGATTTCTAATTCTGGATTTGCAGCGTTCGTTCCAAATCCGGGAAATGTTTGCCTGGATAGTAATCTTGGTGGCTTTGGGAGGCGGACTCACCGTCGCTTTCGATGCCATGGAAAAGCGCTTCGTGCCATGGCGCGGTCGCGCCTGA
- a CDS encoding GntR family transcriptional regulator gives MTESWGPPIRIGSGLEPKTLTDATLERLRDDIVSGRLKSGIKVKSENLKELYGVGTSPIREALFQLAGEGLVRADGQKGFRVAELNEKELVDIVDWRIRLEGEALRRSIINGDLNWEANAVAALYKLKGIQSTTDLSKGKAADLWEKRHREFHFALYCMCGSSWLLRFCELLIQNGERYRRSFVQYKSIEQSITDEHEALLAAALKRDTAKATVILEKHIRHAGELARKHLTGSSARRSSATGRQTKKK, from the coding sequence ATGACTGAAAGCTGGGGGCCGCCGATCCGCATCGGGTCCGGACTAGAGCCCAAGACCTTGACCGACGCCACCCTTGAGCGGCTTCGGGATGACATCGTATCGGGCCGCTTGAAATCGGGCATAAAGGTCAAATCAGAGAACTTAAAGGAGCTCTACGGGGTCGGTACAAGCCCGATCCGCGAAGCCCTGTTCCAACTCGCCGGGGAAGGCTTGGTCCGCGCAGACGGGCAAAAGGGTTTCCGCGTGGCGGAGCTCAACGAAAAAGAGCTGGTCGATATCGTGGATTGGCGGATCAGACTGGAGGGCGAAGCGCTGCGGCGTTCGATCATCAACGGCGACCTCAACTGGGAAGCCAACGCTGTCGCTGCGCTTTACAAGCTGAAAGGTATCCAATCCACGACCGATCTAAGTAAGGGCAAAGCCGCCGACCTCTGGGAAAAGCGACACCGAGAGTTTCATTTCGCACTGTACTGCATGTGCGGCTCATCCTGGCTATTGCGTTTTTGCGAACTTCTCATCCAAAACGGCGAGCGCTATCGGCGTTCTTTCGTGCAGTACAAAAGCATCGAGCAGTCGATTACCGACGAGCACGAGGCCCTCTTGGCCGCCGCGCTGAAACGCGATACCGCCAAGGCCACCGTCATACTCGAAAAGCACATCCGACATGCCGGCGAATTAGCCCGTAAGCATTTGACCGGATCATCCGCACGCCGCTCTTCGGCGACGGGCCGCCAAACCAAAAAAAAATAG
- a CDS encoding IclR family transcriptional regulator domain-containing protein yields MPRATRSQEEEESVQAFGPDFLEGTARSLRILNLFGPELQRMTMSDAANRLQISRATARRTLFTLVQLGYLRAEGNSFVLTPRVLSFASAFLSSDTVATVMQPLVQTVSDKLNHASAAGVLDGDCVVMVARASPSRATTADMRIGYRLPSYCTSVGRVLLGGLSDAELDKILDTPPARLTARTIVDPAVLRTRVIADRKKGFSIVDQEAEEGFRSIAVPVANRQNRVVCAVHVGVHTGQASIGQMIDEFLPVLKDIAAEAQTMVI; encoded by the coding sequence ATGCCGAGAGCGACCCGATCGCAAGAGGAGGAAGAAAGTGTACAGGCTTTCGGGCCAGACTTTCTCGAAGGTACTGCGCGCAGCCTGCGCATCCTCAACCTTTTCGGACCGGAATTGCAGCGTATGACGATGAGCGATGCGGCGAATCGCCTCCAGATTTCGCGCGCGACCGCGCGCCGGACACTGTTTACTCTTGTTCAGCTTGGCTACCTGAGGGCGGAGGGAAATTCGTTTGTTCTTACGCCGCGAGTTCTTTCTTTTGCGTCGGCTTTCCTGTCGTCCGACACAGTGGCGACGGTGATGCAGCCTCTCGTCCAAACGGTTAGCGACAAACTCAATCATGCGTCCGCTGCCGGCGTCCTCGACGGCGACTGTGTCGTGATGGTGGCCAGGGCTAGTCCTTCTCGGGCCACCACGGCGGATATGCGGATCGGCTATCGCTTGCCCAGCTACTGCACATCGGTCGGTCGTGTGCTGCTCGGAGGTTTGAGCGACGCGGAACTCGACAAGATCCTGGATACGCCGCCGGCGCGACTGACGGCCAGGACCATAGTCGATCCGGCCGTATTGCGGACGCGTGTCATTGCTGATCGAAAGAAAGGCTTTTCGATTGTGGATCAAGAGGCAGAGGAGGGCTTCCGCTCGATTGCCGTTCCTGTAGCCAACCGTCAGAATCGCGTTGTCTGCGCAGTGCACGTCGGCGTTCACACCGGCCAAGCTTCCATTGGCCAGATGATTGACGAGTTCCTGCCGGTATTGAAGGACATCGCGGCCGAAGCCCAGACCATGGTCATCTAA
- a CDS encoding amidohydrolase family protein: MQGPTSQPSNEPQMRTVDTHHHFLPPKYMQEIGDDEIARMLVSGRAPMWTPSASIEAMDRHGIGLAVLSLSAPAVAPVRAGRRPSLARECNEYAARMGRDYPGRFRSFGTLPLPDIDASLLELTYCLDELTADGVCLLTNHGGKYLGDEHFAPLFEEIDRRSIVVFVHPTNPPLSPLPDLPSATFEFPFETTRAVASLLFSGALSKYANIKFIFSHAGGTVPFLAERLARLESREHLREKVTRGVMNELRALNYDTALSVNPFALGGLLRLVSPDQVVFGSDYPHAGEATMANSVKALSCFGLQQGLFDNISRHNAIRLLDRQGVKEQTNVHALSATKRVKT, from the coding sequence ATGCAGGGCCCGACCAGCCAGCCGAGCAATGAGCCGCAAATGCGGACCGTAGATACCCACCATCATTTCCTGCCTCCAAAATACATGCAGGAAATCGGCGACGACGAAATTGCGCGTATGCTGGTCTCCGGGCGCGCTCCCATGTGGACCCCATCAGCTTCGATCGAAGCAATGGACCGGCACGGCATCGGACTGGCGGTCCTCTCGCTTTCAGCTCCCGCCGTGGCCCCGGTGCGCGCCGGCAGGCGGCCGTCGCTGGCGCGGGAGTGTAACGAGTACGCAGCGCGAATGGGGCGTGACTATCCGGGCAGATTCCGCTCCTTTGGGACACTTCCGTTGCCGGATATCGATGCAAGCCTTTTGGAGCTGACTTACTGCTTGGACGAGCTGACGGCCGACGGAGTCTGCCTGCTCACGAACCACGGCGGAAAGTACCTCGGTGACGAGCACTTTGCTCCGTTGTTCGAGGAGATCGACCGCCGCAGTATCGTCGTCTTCGTCCATCCCACGAACCCGCCCCTGTCCCCACTGCCAGATCTACCTTCCGCGACCTTCGAATTCCCGTTCGAAACGACCAGGGCCGTCGCTAGTCTGCTGTTTTCGGGAGCCTTGTCCAAGTACGCGAATATCAAGTTCATCTTCTCGCACGCGGGTGGGACCGTGCCATTCCTGGCGGAAAGGCTCGCCCGGCTAGAGAGCCGAGAGCATCTTCGGGAGAAGGTAACTCGTGGTGTCATGAACGAGCTCCGCGCTCTAAACTACGACACGGCGCTCTCGGTCAACCCGTTCGCACTCGGCGGTCTGCTTCGTCTCGTTTCGCCCGACCAGGTGGTTTTCGGAAGCGACTATCCACACGCCGGCGAAGCGACGATGGCAAATTCCGTCAAGGCGCTCTCGTGTTTTGGCCTACAGCAGGGATTATTCGACAACATAAGTCGCCATAACGCGATCCGGTTGTTGGATAGGCAAGGGGTTAAAGAGCAGACCAACGTGCACGCATTGTCTGCGACGAAACGGGTCAAAACATAG
- a CDS encoding amidohydrolase, with amino-acid sequence MRSFETSGLAALCAVCVLYPALAMAEIQADVVYTNGKIYTLDRKSSVVSAVAVLDGRFLTIGSGASVKPYIGPKTKVIDLAGAPVVPGLNDSHIHTVWAGEDAVRVQLLDVKTVADALARIKAFAATRKPGEWILGGTWLPNSQLAEHRYLTAAEIDSVAPNNPVALPGHVSSFNSAAMKIASVDRNTQSPDGGVIEKDDAGNPTGVFQELASRLVTQHIPAPSQDELEERYLLAMKVANAYGLTSVLDPGLVPPNIRVLQRLMLTHRMTLRYSVMYKPDFNASQERWAEATNGIGISSGSGNEWLRIDAIGEMPVDGGMTYRTAFTRDAYPGDPNYHGVAAMAAEHVNSNVSIGNKNDWRFSIHAVGDAAIDRVLDAYEAASKEKSIVGRRFSIEHGSLIRRDQLERMKKLGVILQLQNAFLWEKGPTIERNLGKDVAHRVIPNRMAIDILGINNVSSGTDFQGNLMNPWTNIYLAVTRKDSKGNVYGADQAITREEALRLYTVSGAYGTFEEAIKGPIEPGKLADMVVLDRDYFTVPVEQIKDIKPVQTIVGGDIVYHR; translated from the coding sequence ATGAGAAGCTTTGAGACGAGCGGATTGGCTGCACTTTGCGCAGTGTGTGTGCTCTACCCGGCGTTGGCGATGGCGGAAATCCAAGCGGACGTCGTCTATACGAACGGAAAGATCTACACGCTTGACCGCAAGTCGTCCGTTGTCTCGGCCGTTGCGGTCCTAGACGGCCGGTTCCTAACGATCGGCAGCGGGGCCTCTGTCAAACCCTACATTGGACCCAAGACCAAGGTCATCGACCTGGCGGGCGCACCCGTCGTTCCTGGGCTCAACGACTCTCATATTCACACGGTATGGGCCGGTGAGGACGCGGTTCGGGTTCAACTGCTGGACGTCAAAACGGTTGCAGACGCGCTCGCCCGGATCAAGGCGTTCGCCGCAACGCGAAAGCCGGGTGAATGGATTCTCGGCGGCACCTGGCTCCCGAACTCCCAGTTGGCGGAACATCGCTATCTGACGGCGGCGGAGATCGATAGCGTCGCGCCCAACAACCCGGTCGCCCTCCCCGGCCACGTGTCGTCGTTCAATTCAGCAGCGATGAAGATTGCGAGCGTTGACCGCAACACTCAGAGTCCGGATGGCGGGGTGATCGAAAAAGACGACGCCGGCAATCCGACAGGTGTCTTTCAAGAGTTGGCATCAAGGCTGGTGACGCAGCACATTCCCGCACCAAGTCAAGACGAGCTTGAAGAGCGTTACCTCTTGGCGATGAAGGTGGCCAACGCCTATGGATTGACCAGCGTGCTCGACCCCGGTTTGGTGCCGCCCAATATCAGAGTGCTGCAGAGGCTCATGCTGACCCATCGGATGACGCTCCGCTATTCTGTCATGTACAAGCCGGACTTCAATGCGTCCCAGGAGCGCTGGGCCGAGGCAACAAACGGGATTGGAATCTCTTCCGGTTCCGGCAACGAGTGGCTAAGGATCGACGCGATTGGCGAGATGCCCGTCGACGGCGGCATGACCTATCGCACGGCCTTTACCCGGGACGCCTATCCTGGCGACCCCAACTACCACGGTGTGGCTGCGATGGCCGCCGAGCACGTCAATTCGAACGTCAGCATCGGCAACAAGAACGATTGGCGCTTCTCGATTCATGCCGTTGGCGATGCCGCTATCGATCGGGTCCTGGATGCCTACGAAGCGGCCAGCAAAGAGAAGTCGATCGTCGGTCGGCGATTTTCCATCGAGCACGGAAGCCTGATCCGCCGCGACCAGCTAGAGCGAATGAAGAAGCTCGGCGTGATCCTCCAACTGCAGAACGCATTCCTTTGGGAAAAGGGGCCCACGATCGAGCGAAACCTGGGCAAGGACGTCGCGCATAGAGTCATCCCCAATCGCATGGCGATCGACATTTTGGGGATCAACAACGTCTCTTCTGGCACCGATTTCCAGGGCAACCTGATGAATCCCTGGACCAATATCTACCTCGCCGTAACGCGCAAGGATTCGAAGGGCAACGTTTATGGCGCTGACCAGGCCATCACCCGGGAGGAAGCGCTGCGGCTCTACACGGTGTCAGGCGCCTACGGGACCTTCGAAGAAGCGATCAAAGGCCCGATCGAACCTGGCAAACTCGCCGACATGGTCGTACTTGACCGCGACTACTTCACGGTTCCGGTGGAGCAGATCAAGGACATCAAGCCTGTCCAGACAATCGTCGGGGGCGATATCGTCTACCACCGATAG